A single region of the Planctomycetota bacterium genome encodes:
- the lpxD gene encoding UDP-3-O-(3-hydroxymyristoyl)glucosamine N-acyltransferase: MKRSSFPTAEAIAKLLKGRIVSGRKDVAIKNYATIDLAKEGDITFLTNRKYLPLLKSTKASAIVMMQALKETPSSIAVILVDNPDLAFSRVVDCLNPPTDTAPKGVHPKSVIAKGVKLGKGVSVGAFTVIENGAVVGEKTVVYSNVYIGHSVKIGRNCLIYPNAVIRENCILGDNIIIHSGTVVGSDGFGFTLEKGERVKLPQRGNVVIEDDVELGANCTVDRARFGSTIIRKNVKTDNLVHIAHNVEVGENTLIIAGTVIGGSAKIGKNVILAGHSGVDGHVTIGDNVKVGAKSGVLKDIPSNTMVAGFPARPYREHLKEQAILNKLPEILKNLKK, from the coding sequence ATGAAACGATCCTCATTTCCTACTGCTGAAGCAATTGCTAAATTACTTAAAGGCCGAATAGTCTCTGGCCGTAAGGATGTTGCCATCAAAAATTACGCTACCATTGACCTGGCAAAAGAAGGCGATATCACCTTCCTGACCAACCGGAAATACCTGCCGCTCCTCAAAAGCACTAAAGCATCAGCTATTGTAATGATGCAGGCATTAAAGGAGACCCCGTCAAGCATAGCAGTGATTCTGGTTGATAACCCCGACTTGGCATTCAGCCGGGTTGTGGACTGTCTCAATCCCCCCACGGATACTGCCCCCAAAGGCGTTCATCCTAAATCAGTTATTGCTAAAGGCGTAAAATTAGGCAAAGGTGTTTCAGTTGGTGCATTCACAGTTATTGAAAATGGTGCTGTGGTCGGAGAAAAAACTGTTGTTTATTCTAATGTCTATATTGGTCACTCGGTTAAAATCGGGAGAAACTGCCTAATTTATCCCAATGCGGTAATCAGGGAAAATTGTATACTGGGTGATAATATAATAATTCATAGCGGAACAGTTGTCGGGTCTGATGGATTCGGTTTTACCTTGGAAAAAGGCGAGAGAGTAAAATTACCGCAAAGAGGTAACGTAGTAATTGAAGACGATGTGGAATTAGGTGCCAACTGTACGGTTGACCGGGCTAGGTTCGGCTCAACCATCATCAGGAAAAATGTCAAGACTGACAATCTTGTTCATATCGCCCATAATGTGGAGGTCGGTGAAAACACTCTTATTATTGCCGGCACGGTCATCGGTGGATCTGCTAAAATCGGCAAGAATGTGATATTGGCTGGTCACAGCGGGGTGGATGGCCACGTGACTATCGGAGATAATGTTAAGGTCGGCGCCAAATCCGGTGTGCTAAAGGATATTCCGTCCAACACGATGGTAGCCGGGTTTCCGGCCCGGCCCTATCGCGAACATCTTAAGGAACAGGCAATTCTCAATAAACTACCTGAGATTCTCAAGAATCTAAAGAAGTAA
- a CDS encoding OmpH family outer membrane protein: MKIAGIIIGIVIIGMIGCYSAIIAQDETTPPPKPVDSEQVMPNDVKPSSADTPGTEVKPSSNIGSFPFKVGVVNLAEVFDKYGKFKEFEKILESERKKEDLLRKEILMNIKKLREEIEVLSLGSELYREKSEELAKEQARYEYKTKAWNEYIRNRFNEHAVKMYKDIRDVISKYAVDNGYTFIFKSDPALSAIPQGEDFSVQINIRTILYAPKETDITEDVIKILNK, translated from the coding sequence ATGAAGATCGCAGGTATTATTATCGGAATTGTCATAATCGGTATGATTGGCTGTTATTCAGCTATAATCGCGCAGGATGAAACAACGCCTCCGCCCAAGCCGGTGGACTCCGAACAGGTTATGCCAAATGACGTAAAACCGTCTTCGGCTGATACACCAGGGACTGAAGTAAAACCCAGTTCGAATATTGGTTCATTTCCGTTCAAGGTTGGTGTGGTTAATTTAGCCGAGGTTTTTGATAAATACGGTAAGTTCAAAGAATTCGAGAAAATTCTGGAGAGCGAGAGGAAGAAAGAGGATTTGCTTAGAAAAGAAATATTAATGAACATAAAGAAGTTGCGAGAGGAAATAGAAGTATTGTCGCTGGGTAGCGAATTGTATCGAGAAAAAAGTGAGGAATTAGCCAAGGAGCAGGCGCGTTATGAGTATAAAACGAAAGCCTGGAATGAGTATATCAGGAACAGGTTTAATGAGCATGCCGTTAAAATGTATAAAGATATCCGGGATGTTATAAGCAAGTATGCTGTTGATAATGGTTATACTTTTATTTTTAAGTCAGACCCGGCACTTTCTGCGATACCTCAAGGGGAAGATTTTAGCGTTCAAATAAATATCAGGACTATTCTTTATGCGCCCAAGGAAACCGACATCACTGAGGATGTTATTAAGATACTGAATAAATAA